Proteins from a genomic interval of Rosa chinensis cultivar Old Blush chromosome 2, RchiOBHm-V2, whole genome shotgun sequence:
- the LOC112190873 gene encoding probable mannitol dehydrogenase isoform X2 encodes MVIFPEQEHPKKAFGWAARDSSGVLSPFNFSRRHEIVGQVTEVGSKVQKYKVGDNVGVGCMVSSCQSCESCANNLENYCPKWIGIFGAKYHDGTTTYGGFSNIMVVDEHFVVRIPDNLPLNGAAPLLCAGITTYSPLKYYGLDKPGMHVGVVGLGGLGHLAVKFAKAMGLKVTVISSSRNKKEEAVKHLGADSFLVTSDEDQIQAAIGTMDGIIDTVSANHPLLPLVGLLKSHGKLVVVGAPDQPPELPVFPLLMGRKMVAGSAIGGIKETQEMIDFAAKHNITADIEVIAINYLNTAMERLAKADVKYRFVIDIGNTLISAP; translated from the exons ATGGTGATATTTCCAGAGCAAGAACACCCCAAGAAGGCCTTTGGATGGGCTGCCAGAGATTCATCCGGTGTTCTCTCTCCTTTCAACTTCTCAAGAAG GCATGAGATTGTTGGTCAAGTAACAGAGGTAGGGAGCAAAGTACAAAAATACAAAGTTGGAGACAATGTCGGTGTTGGATGCATGGTGAGCTCTTGCCAATCATGTGAAAGTTGTGCTAACAACCTTGAGAACTACTGCCCCAAATGGATAGGCATCTTTGGTGCCAAGTACCATGACGGAACCACAACATACGGAGGGTTCTCTAACATCATGGTCGTTGATGAGCACTTCGTTGTTCGTATACCGGACAACCTACCTCTTAATGGTGCTGCTCCTCTCCTGTGTGCTGGGATTACAACTTACAGTCCCTTGAAGTATTATGGACTTGACAAACCCGGTATGCATGTGGGGGTGGTTGGCCTTGGTGGTCTAGGCCATTTGGCAGTCAAGTTTGCCAAGGCTATGGGGCTTAAGGTTACAGTGATCAGTTCCTCGCGTAATAAGAAGGAGGAAGCTGTTAAACACCTAGGTGCTGATTCATTTTTGGTCACGAGTGACGAAGATCAAATACAG GCTGCCATTGGCACAATGGATGGCATCATTGACACCGTCTCGGCAAACCACCCTCTCTTGCCTTTGGTGGGTTTATTGAAGTCCCATGGAAAACTTGTTGTGGTTGGTGCACCAGACCAGCCTCCTGAGCTTCCAGTTTTTCCTTTGCTCATGG GAAGGAAGATGGTAGCTGGTAGTGCCATTGGAGGTATAAAGGAGACACAAGAGATGATTGATTTTGCTGCTAAACATAACATAACAGCTGACATCGAGGTTATCGCGATCAACTACCTGAACACGGCCATGGAGCGCCTTGCCAAAGCAGACGTCAAGTATCGATTTGTAATTGACATTGGAAACACATTGATTTCTGCCCCTTAA
- the LOC112190873 gene encoding probable mannitol dehydrogenase isoform X1 produces the protein MVIFPEQEHPKKAFGWAARDSSGVLSPFNFSRRETGEKDVRFKILYCGICHSDLHMVKNEWGPAGTGPPSTYPMVPGHEIVGQVTEVGSKVQKYKVGDNVGVGCMVSSCQSCESCANNLENYCPKWIGIFGAKYHDGTTTYGGFSNIMVVDEHFVVRIPDNLPLNGAAPLLCAGITTYSPLKYYGLDKPGMHVGVVGLGGLGHLAVKFAKAMGLKVTVISSSRNKKEEAVKHLGADSFLVTSDEDQIQAAIGTMDGIIDTVSANHPLLPLVGLLKSHGKLVVVGAPDQPPELPVFPLLMGRKMVAGSAIGGIKETQEMIDFAAKHNITADIEVIAINYLNTAMERLAKADVKYRFVIDIGNTLISAP, from the exons ATGGTGATATTTCCAGAGCAAGAACACCCCAAGAAGGCCTTTGGATGGGCTGCCAGAGATTCATCCGGTGTTCTCTCTCCTTTCAACTTCTCAAGAAG GGAAACGGGAGAGAAAGATGTGAGATTCAAAATATTGTATTGCGGGATATGTCATTCGGATCTTCACATGGTTAAGAATGAATGGGGACCGGCCGGTACAGGGCCACCTTCTACCTATCCAATGGTTCCCGG GCATGAGATTGTTGGTCAAGTAACAGAGGTAGGGAGCAAAGTACAAAAATACAAAGTTGGAGACAATGTCGGTGTTGGATGCATGGTGAGCTCTTGCCAATCATGTGAAAGTTGTGCTAACAACCTTGAGAACTACTGCCCCAAATGGATAGGCATCTTTGGTGCCAAGTACCATGACGGAACCACAACATACGGAGGGTTCTCTAACATCATGGTCGTTGATGAGCACTTCGTTGTTCGTATACCGGACAACCTACCTCTTAATGGTGCTGCTCCTCTCCTGTGTGCTGGGATTACAACTTACAGTCCCTTGAAGTATTATGGACTTGACAAACCCGGTATGCATGTGGGGGTGGTTGGCCTTGGTGGTCTAGGCCATTTGGCAGTCAAGTTTGCCAAGGCTATGGGGCTTAAGGTTACAGTGATCAGTTCCTCGCGTAATAAGAAGGAGGAAGCTGTTAAACACCTAGGTGCTGATTCATTTTTGGTCACGAGTGACGAAGATCAAATACAG GCTGCCATTGGCACAATGGATGGCATCATTGACACCGTCTCGGCAAACCACCCTCTCTTGCCTTTGGTGGGTTTATTGAAGTCCCATGGAAAACTTGTTGTGGTTGGTGCACCAGACCAGCCTCCTGAGCTTCCAGTTTTTCCTTTGCTCATGG GAAGGAAGATGGTAGCTGGTAGTGCCATTGGAGGTATAAAGGAGACACAAGAGATGATTGATTTTGCTGCTAAACATAACATAACAGCTGACATCGAGGTTATCGCGATCAACTACCTGAACACGGCCATGGAGCGCCTTGCCAAAGCAGACGTCAAGTATCGATTTGTAATTGACATTGGAAACACATTGATTTCTGCCCCTTAA